One segment of Rosa chinensis cultivar Old Blush chromosome 6, RchiOBHm-V2, whole genome shotgun sequence DNA contains the following:
- the LOC112173473 gene encoding F-box protein SKIP23, producing the protein MEPDWASLPKHVLDSVLEKLVSLSDYLRFSIVCKSWYYVAKDNQIQRAKMTAPMLLICANKRHSWNLYSIVDDKVFDLQLSVPNKRYCGSSFGWLIAVEKNFAITLINPFLRVKGRRKNENSIIRLPSMRLPPSNSERRRWSRRYHHYVFKATMSADPITDAEDCIVVVIYREFCQMAFIRLGKATTWTYIDTGVDRLGTLILEVTNVKDKFYAVDQKFRLLSFGVTAESNPNVEVVACMTRRPALSKRYLVYSIEKELLMVIRYVAYDGGKRSTVGFLVFELNFDKREWVAKDNLGDDVALFVGDSASVTVPASKSGCLSNCIYFVHDNDRNGYDIGRRYHLDLGVYNVESKSISQPYTSHAKSLVEMTDYEPVWVKPTLNL; encoded by the exons ATGGAACCAG ATTGGGCAAGTTTACCCAAGCACGTTTTAGATTCAGTTTTAGAGAAGTTGGTGTCACTATCAGACTACTTGCGATTCAGCATTGTTTGTAAGTCATGGTATTATGTAGCAAAAGATAATCAAATCCAACGCGCTAAGATGACAGCTCCAATGCTCTTGATCTGTGCTAACAAAAGACATTCATGGAACTTATACAGCATCGTGGATGACAAGGTCTTTGATTTGCAACTAAGTGTGCCAAATAAGCGATATTGTGGCTCTTCCTTTGGATGGTTGATAGCTGTTGAGAAGAATTTTGCAATAACCCTAATCAATCCGTTTCTTAGGGTTAAAGGTAGGAGGAAGAATGAAAACTCAATCATTCGGCTTCCTTCAATGCGGTTACCTCCAAGCAATTCTGAAAGGCGTAGATGGTCTAGACGATACCACCATTATGTTTTCAAGGCCACTATGTCAGCAGACCCCATAACAGATGCAGAGGATTGTATTGTGGTGGTCATATATAGGGAATTTTGTCAAATGGCTTTCATTAGGCTTGGTAAAGCCACAACGTGGACTTATATTGATACCGGTGTTGATAGACTGGGGACCTTAATTCTAGAAGTCACTAATGTTAAAGATAAATTTTACGCTGTTGATCAGAAGTTTCGGCTTTTATCCTTTGGTGTCACTGCTGAGTCCAACCCAAATGTAGAAGTGGTTGCATGCATGACCCGACGACCAGCTCTGAGCAAGAGATATCTCGTATATTCAATCGAGAAAGAATTATTGATGGTTATTAGGTATGTGGCATATGATGGTGGAAAACGTTCGACGGTGGGATTCTTGGTTTTCGAATTGAATTTTGACAAGCGTGAATGGGTAGCCAAAGACAACTTAGGTGATGATGTTGCGCTTTTTGTGGGTGATAGCGCTTCTGTAACTGTGCCGGCTTCAAAATCAGGATGTCTATCAAATTGCATATACTTTGTCCATGATAATGATCGTAATGGATATGATATTGGTCGACGCTATCATTTAGATTTAGGTGTTTACAATGTCGAAAGTAAAAGCATTTCACAACCTTACACCTCGCATGCCAAGAGCCTCGTGGAAATGACTGATTATGAACCAGTTTGGGTAAAACCAACTTTAAATTtgtaa